In one Nitrososphaera sp. genomic region, the following are encoded:
- a CDS encoding DUF1801 domain-containing protein: MSKPKDVESYIALAPSIVQSKLRELRAAIKSAAPEASEGISYGMPYYNYKGSLVWFGLMKNHIGLYFRPPIVRLYTEELAKYKTTKSAIHIPLDQKLPLPLIKKLVRARMKINEGG, encoded by the coding sequence ATGAGCAAGCCCAAGGACGTCGAATCGTATATAGCGCTCGCGCCGAGCATTGTTCAGTCTAAGCTACGTGAGCTCCGCGCTGCGATCAAATCGGCTGCACCGGAAGCTTCTGAAGGCATCAGCTACGGGATGCCCTACTACAATTACAAAGGCTCGCTGGTCTGGTTTGGCCTTATGAAAAATCACATAGGGCTGTATTTCAGGCCGCCGATCGTCCGGTTATACACGGAGGAACTCGCAAAATACAAGACAACCAAGTCAGCGATTCACATTCCGCTCGACCAAAAGCTGCCGCTCCCCCTGATTAAGAAGCTAGTCAGGGCTCGCATGAAGATTAACGAAGGCGGATAA
- a CDS encoding response regulator, with amino-acid sequence MQARPGAPDSNKLIMLVDDEPDIVQVSVRALQMKGYHVAGFTDPVQAAREFQQNQDKYSLVISDIRMPVMSGFELLLHVKRLNPDVKVILMTAYDYEKDQINSDLPVEGFLMKPLSPTQLKDNIDRHLEPGNAGNVGAKMFADLQAPGQVEPSFRLTD; translated from the coding sequence ATGCAGGCGCGACCAGGTGCTCCCGACAGCAACAAACTAATCATGCTGGTCGACGACGAGCCTGATATTGTCCAGGTCTCTGTCCGGGCGCTGCAAATGAAGGGGTACCATGTTGCAGGATTTACAGACCCCGTCCAGGCGGCAAGGGAGTTTCAGCAAAATCAGGACAAGTACAGCCTGGTAATTTCTGACATCAGGATGCCCGTGATGTCCGGCTTTGAGCTCTTGCTGCACGTAAAGCGGCTTAACCCCGATGTCAAGGTTATACTAATGACAGCGTATGATTATGAGAAGGACCAGATAAATTCCGACCTTCCCGTGGAGGGGTTCCTGATGAAACCGTTGTCGCCTACGCAACTCAAGGACAACATCGACCGGCATTTGGAGCCGGGAAACGCAGGTAATGTTGGGGCCAAGATGTTTGCCGACCTTCAAGCCCCCGGTCAGGTAGAACCGTCTTTCAGGCTGACAGACTGA
- a CDS encoding carboxypeptidase M32, giving the protein MNSENPLIKQILDAYKPLWSIKHATALMEWDFETYMPRKGTEQRGVADSQLQVLHKELLLNNNFAGLVEAGKKQKGLSDAENGIIRVLDREISKQKRIPKELTEQESLERIRGNMAWRQARAKSDFKIYQPHLEKMIGIKTQIADRLGYEKHPYDALLDNFEEQLTVADLDRVFEVLTVRIQKILKKLVDSGSPFCQESALAEQKYDAQQLDKLNREILALLQFDMERFRMDVSTHPFTQPIGLNDVRITTRYEGSDFKRSISSTIHEAGHALYDLQCDQSLSVTPVEGASSLGLHESQSRFWENIVGRSRAFVQLIGPLVRRNLSFAGHASDKELYLYFNTVRPDFIRVDADEVTYNLHIALRYEIEKKIFSGDLSVPEIPVFWDDRMDQLLGVRPKDDAHGVLQDTHWSSGLFGYFPTYTLGNLISAIIASKMRADLGDIAGYIQSSDFAPIREWLMLKIHRHGSVYSPKALLQSAFGEGYNPDYFVAYLENKYLGTQAY; this is encoded by the coding sequence ATGAACTCAGAAAATCCTCTGATTAAACAGATTCTTGACGCTTACAAGCCCCTTTGGTCCATCAAACATGCAACCGCGCTGATGGAATGGGACTTTGAAACTTACATGCCCCGCAAGGGAACCGAGCAGAGAGGAGTTGCCGACTCACAGCTCCAAGTCCTGCACAAGGAGCTATTGCTGAACAACAACTTCGCCGGTCTCGTAGAGGCAGGCAAGAAGCAGAAAGGGCTCAGCGACGCCGAAAATGGCATAATCCGCGTGCTTGACAGGGAGATTTCCAAGCAGAAAAGGATTCCAAAAGAGTTGACGGAGCAGGAGTCCCTTGAGCGAATCCGTGGAAACATGGCATGGAGGCAGGCTAGGGCGAAATCCGACTTTAAAATCTACCAACCACATCTGGAAAAAATGATAGGGATAAAGACGCAGATAGCTGACAGGCTTGGCTATGAAAAACATCCCTATGACGCGCTTTTGGACAACTTTGAGGAGCAGCTGACTGTGGCCGACCTTGACAGAGTATTTGAAGTCCTCACAGTGCGCATTCAAAAGATTCTGAAAAAGCTGGTGGACTCTGGCAGCCCATTCTGTCAGGAAAGCGCCCTTGCGGAGCAAAAATATGATGCACAGCAGCTCGACAAGCTCAACCGGGAAATCCTTGCGCTCCTGCAATTTGACATGGAGCGCTTTAGGATGGACGTATCGACCCACCCGTTTACGCAGCCAATCGGGCTAAACGACGTGAGGATCACTACAAGGTACGAGGGGAGCGATTTCAAACGGTCCATATCAAGCACTATTCACGAAGCAGGCCACGCACTTTACGATCTCCAGTGCGACCAGTCGCTTTCGGTCACCCCAGTCGAGGGGGCATCGTCGCTCGGACTCCACGAGTCGCAGTCAAGGTTCTGGGAAAATATTGTCGGCAGAAGCAGGGCGTTTGTTCAATTGATTGGACCTCTGGTCAGGAGGAACCTGAGTTTTGCAGGCCATGCTTCCGACAAAGAGCTGTACCTTTATTTCAACACAGTCAGGCCGGACTTTATCCGCGTCGATGCAGACGAGGTCACCTACAACCTGCACATTGCGCTAAGATACGAAATCGAGAAGAAAATATTCAGCGGCGACCTGAGCGTCCCGGAGATACCGGTGTTCTGGGACGATAGGATGGACCAGCTGCTCGGAGTCAGGCCAAAGGACGACGCTCACGGAGTCCTTCAGGATACACACTGGAGCAGCGGCCTGTTTGGCTACTTCCCGACGTACACGCTAGGCAACCTGATCTCTGCGATTATAGCATCAAAGATGCGCGCTGACCTGGGCGACATTGCAGGATACATACAGAGCAGCGACTTTGCGCCAATAAGAGAATGGCTCATGCTCAAGATTCACCGGCACGGTTCAGTTTATTCACCAAAAGCGCTTCTGCAAAGCGCGTTCGGCGAAGGGTACAATCCGGACTATTTTGTGGCTTATCTGGAGAACAAGTACCTGGGAACCCAGGCTTATTGA
- a CDS encoding DUF488 domain-containing protein produces MDRTHLSEPVFFTIGYSGLGIDRFVQILKDNGVKTLADSRFNPTSRNPDFRSKALAARLGKEGIRYVHLKEYGIPSEIRQHRKPLDWYLENVKPKIHPSILESYDKPVCFMCMEADINSCHRGIILKTLIQSGCEGTDLYPID; encoded by the coding sequence GTGGATCGAACACATCTGTCAGAACCAGTTTTTTTCACCATTGGCTACTCCGGACTCGGAATTGACAGGTTTGTACAAATTCTAAAGGACAATGGGGTCAAGACCCTTGCAGACTCGAGATTCAACCCAACTTCGAGAAACCCGGACTTTAGGTCAAAAGCCCTCGCAGCGCGGCTTGGTAAAGAAGGAATCCGGTACGTCCATCTAAAGGAGTACGGAATCCCAAGCGAGATAAGACAGCATCGCAAGCCGCTCGACTGGTATCTTGAGAACGTCAAACCAAAAATCCATCCATCGATCCTTGAGTCTTACGACAAGCCTGTATGTTTCATGTGTATGGAGGCTGACATAAATTCGTGCCACAGGGGAATTATCCTAAAGACGCTGATACAGTCCGGTTGCGAGGGAACGGACCTTTACCCGATCGATTAA